One window of Coregonus clupeaformis isolate EN_2021a unplaced genomic scaffold, ASM2061545v1 scaf0764, whole genome shotgun sequence genomic DNA carries:
- the LOC121582757 gene encoding uncharacterized protein LOC121582757, giving the protein MSQCPFGWAKETQQKEKKQSIYPAVAALQLFNLFCCGGKVKLKKTRPSQHRQSKNDQDEDNASDTGSDWSGGDVTTKKVKDKSNGKANQRTPRQVKTHVEKIYISPDSPTLPRAHSSLSQFSLARNLAILPLEWQLPGVPLTTSSMATRTERKPSTTNTSTQAQTETQTTDMNTDTQTTANSQRQISMVTTQSSETMTEVHTSDSSTQNSTPDMALTPESTNDMIATYEDVKDDSAEDLISTLTDTSMEKSVSETSLKALIAEDEEDNNEMKDMAASAIPATDNANEDSIAGMRGLSCIYIDRRSCSITVIEVL; this is encoded by the exons ATGTCACAATGCCCCTTCGGATGGG CAAAGGAGACCCAGCAGAAAGAGAAGAAGCAGAGCATCTATCCAGCTGTGGCGGCCCTGCAGCTGTTCAATCTCTTCTGCTGTGGAGGGAAAGTCAAGCTGAAGAAAACTCGTCCCTCTCAGCACAGACAGAGTAAAAACGACCAGGACGAAGATAATGCATCTGATACTG GCTCAGACTGGTCTGGAGGAGATGTTACAACCAAAAAGGTCAAGGACAAGAGTAATGGAAag GCAAATCAAAGGACACCCCGGCAAGTGAAGACCCATGTGGAGAAAATTTACATAAGTCCTGACTCTCCGACTCTACCACGTGCCCAC AGCTCCCTCTCCCAGTTCTCCCTGGCTAGGAACCTGGCCATCCTCCCACTGGAGTGGCAGCTACCTGGAGTCCCTCTGACCACCTCGTCTATGGCAACTAGGACAGAGAGAAAGCCATCCACTACCAACACTTCGACACAGGcgcagacagaaacacagacaacagatatgaacacagacacacagaccactgCCAACTCTCAGAGACAGATCTCCATGGTGACCACCCAGTCATCAGAGACCATGACAGAGGTTCATACATCAGACTCAAGCACCCAGAACTCCACTCCTGACATGGCACTGACCCCTGAGAGCACTAACGACATGATCGCTACTTATGAGGATGTGAAGGATGACTCTGCTGAAGATTTGATCTCCACCCTAACAGACACCTCTATGGAGAAATCCGTCAGTGAGACCAGCCTGAAAGCCCTCATCGCTGAGGATGAGGAAGATAACAATGAGATGAAGGATATGGCTGCCTCCGCTATCCCTGCTACTGATAATGCCAATGAGGAT TCCATCGCCGGAATGCGTGGCCTCTCCTGCATCTACATTGATCGAAGGTCCTGCAGCATCACTGTCATTGAAGTACTCTGA
- the LOC121583401 gene encoding protein transport protein Sec16A-like isoform X2 — translation MMSITKPEHSEANPQCQTGSRPVAEPETPAVHKNSGSWLSWVFGSGKVNKKEVHLPEDKDRSIVWDPTLHRWVDKTEPKAENKLVPPTPPMGMYGFQGNPGSVPKGVNPYSMKAAGLWGSRYPTMHYTDGTNSKPPSQGP, via the exons ATGATGTCCATCACCAAGCCAGAACACTCCGAGGCCAACCCTCAGTGCCAGACTGGCAGCCGGCCGGTGGCTGAGCCCGAGACCCCTGCTGTTCACAAGAACAGTGGAAGCTGGCTCAGCTGGGTCTTTGGGAGTGGAAAAGTTAATAAGAAGGAGGTTCATCTACCTGAGGACAAAGACAGATCT ATTGTCTGGGATCCAACTCTGCACAGATGGGTTGACAAAACTGAGCCCAAGGCTGAG AACAAGCTTGTACCACCAACTCCACCGATGGGGATGTATGGATTTCAGGGGAACCCTGGCAGTGTCCCCAAAGGAGTGAATCCTTACTCCATGAAAGCAG CAGGTCTATGGGGCAGCAGATACCCTACAATGCATTACACTGATGGGACCAACTCAAAGCCTCCAAGCCAGGGGCCATGA
- the LOC121583401 gene encoding protein transport protein Sec16A-like isoform X1 — MLAPLWKWDGGVCTPPVDFYSKRRDVRLRYVEHPAMMSITKPEHSEANPQCQTGSRPVAEPETPAVHKNSGSWLSWVFGSGKVNKKEVHLPEDKDRSIVWDPTLHRWVDKTEPKAENKLVPPTPPMGMYGFQGNPGSVPKGVNPYSMKAAGLWGSRYPTMHYTDGTNSKPPSQGP, encoded by the exons ATGTTGGCACCACTGTGGAAATGGGATGGTGGAGTGTGTACTCCACCTGTGGATTTCTATTCCAAGAGAAGAG ATGTCCGGCTTAGATATGTTGAGCATCCTGCTATGATGTCCATCACCAAGCCAGAACACTCCGAGGCCAACCCTCAGTGCCAGACTGGCAGCCGGCCGGTGGCTGAGCCCGAGACCCCTGCTGTTCACAAGAACAGTGGAAGCTGGCTCAGCTGGGTCTTTGGGAGTGGAAAAGTTAATAAGAAGGAGGTTCATCTACCTGAGGACAAAGACAGATCT ATTGTCTGGGATCCAACTCTGCACAGATGGGTTGACAAAACTGAGCCCAAGGCTGAG AACAAGCTTGTACCACCAACTCCACCGATGGGGATGTATGGATTTCAGGGGAACCCTGGCAGTGTCCCCAAAGGAGTGAATCCTTACTCCATGAAAGCAG CAGGTCTATGGGGCAGCAGATACCCTACAATGCATTACACTGATGGGACCAACTCAAAGCCTCCAAGCCAGGGGCCATGA